One segment of Verrucomicrobiota bacterium DNA contains the following:
- a CDS encoding winged helix-turn-helix transcriptional regulator produces the protein MILTEIKKSQGLSVSELCERIGLSYMGVKQHCVALEKEGYLDTWRRPKGMGRPEKAYRLTGVAQEFFPTEYGTFTTQVLDSINQVYGPNAAEKILHNIYQNETKKLSERLEKLTALEEKARELANLRDQDGYMSEYYYDRDSGYHQIVEYNSPILLCLDNYPILRELEKEMFTDLLSTSIERDEERVSGLYKCIFTVQPSS, from the coding sequence ATGATTCTCACTGAGATCAAAAAGAGCCAAGGATTATCTGTTTCAGAACTTTGTGAGCGTATTGGTCTCTCCTACATGGGGGTAAAACAGCATTGTGTCGCGCTCGAAAAAGAAGGTTACCTTGATACTTGGAGACGCCCCAAAGGGATGGGTCGTCCCGAGAAAGCCTATCGCCTTACAGGAGTTGCTCAGGAATTTTTCCCGACAGAATATGGGACTTTTACCACACAGGTCCTCGACTCTATTAACCAAGTTTACGGCCCTAATGCGGCAGAAAAAATCTTGCACAACATCTATCAAAACGAGACGAAAAAGTTATCGGAGCGCTTAGAAAAATTAACAGCTCTTGAAGAAAAAGCTCGTGAGCTCGCCAATTTACGTGATCAAGATGGCTACATGAGCGAATATTACTATGACCGCGACTCTGGATATCATCAAATTGTTGAGTATAATTCTCCTATTCTTTTATGTTTAGACAACTACCCCATTTTGCGTGAATTAGAAAAAGAGATGTTCACCGATTTACTATCCACTAGCATAGAACGCGATGAAGAGCGTGTGTCTGGTTTGTACAAGTGTATTTTCACAGTTCAACCATCTAGCTAG